A stretch of Roseovarius sp. M141 DNA encodes these proteins:
- a CDS encoding YciI family protein, which yields MLIALIGRDKPGALQIRIDNRDAHFDYLKSSGVVTQAGPLLDAEGQMCGSLVVLDVADMTAAEGWAAMDPYGKAGLFETVELIHWNKVI from the coding sequence ATGCTGATCGCCCTTATCGGCCGGGACAAACCCGGCGCACTGCAAATCCGTATCGACAACCGCGATGCCCATTTCGACTATCTGAAGTCGTCGGGAGTGGTCACGCAGGCCGGTCCATTGCTGGATGCAGAGGGGCAGATGTGCGGCTCGCTCGTGGTGCTGGATGTCGCCGACATGACGGCCGCCGAAGGCTGGGCCGCGATGGACCCCTACGGCAAGGCCGGGCTGTTCGAGACCGTCGAACTGATCCATTGGAACAAGGTGATCTGA
- the tsaD gene encoding tRNA (adenosine(37)-N6)-threonylcarbamoyltransferase complex transferase subunit TsaD encodes MTGDTLTILGLESSCDDTAAAIVRVGGDAPAQILAQTVQGQGQLHAAYGGVVPEIAARAHAEKLDLCVAEVLRASGLRLRDMDAIAVTAGPGLIGGVMSGVMCAKGLAAGAGLPLIGVNHLAGHALTPRLTDGAPYPYLMLLVSGGHCQFLRVDGAQQFTRLGGTIDDAPGEAFDKTARLLGLAQPGGPAVEVEARSGDPARHAFPRPLLDRPGCDMSFSGLKTALLRTRDTVMQPQGGLTPQDRADLCAGFQAAVRDVLAEKTRRALAANPDLRLLAVAGGVAANQAIRDALMQVAEDSGALFLAPPLALCTDNAAMIAYAGAELFRLGRRDDMTLAARPRWPLDATSPAMLGSGRKGAKA; translated from the coding sequence ATGACGGGCGATACCCTGACCATACTGGGACTGGAAAGCAGCTGTGACGACACGGCGGCCGCAATCGTGCGCGTGGGCGGCGATGCCCCGGCGCAGATCTTGGCCCAGACGGTGCAGGGACAGGGGCAGTTGCACGCGGCCTATGGCGGCGTGGTGCCTGAAATCGCCGCGCGCGCCCATGCGGAAAAGCTGGACCTGTGCGTGGCCGAGGTTCTGCGCGCCAGCGGGCTGCGCCTGCGCGACATGGATGCCATCGCCGTCACCGCCGGACCGGGCCTGATCGGCGGCGTCATGTCCGGCGTGATGTGCGCCAAGGGGCTGGCGGCGGGCGCAGGCCTGCCGCTGATCGGGGTGAACCACCTGGCCGGCCACGCGCTGACGCCGCGCCTGACCGACGGCGCGCCCTACCCCTATCTGATGCTGCTGGTGTCTGGCGGTCACTGCCAGTTCCTGCGTGTGGACGGCGCGCAGCAGTTCACCCGCCTTGGCGGCACCATCGACGATGCGCCGGGCGAGGCGTTTGACAAAACCGCACGCCTGCTGGGCCTGGCGCAACCCGGCGGCCCGGCGGTCGAGGTCGAGGCAAGGTCCGGCGATCCCGCGCGCCACGCCTTTCCCCGCCCCCTGCTGGACCGGCCCGGCTGCGACATGTCGTTTTCGGGGCTGAAAACCGCGCTGCTGCGCACCCGCGATACCGTGATGCAGCCGCAGGGCGGGCTGACCCCGCAGGACCGCGCCGATCTGTGCGCCGGGTTTCAGGCCGCCGTGCGCGACGTTCTGGCCGAGAAGACCCGCCGCGCGCTGGCTGCCAACCCCGATCTGCGGCTGCTGGCCGTGGCGGGCGGCGTTGCGGCCAATCAGGCAATCCGGGACGCACTGATGCAGGTCGCCGAAGATTCAGGCGCGCTGTTCCTTGCGCCGCCCCTCGCGCTGTGTACCGATAACGCCGCGATGATCGCCTATGCCGGGGCCGAGCTGTTCCGTCTGGGCCGTCGCGATGACATGACGCTGGCGGCGCGACCGCGCTGGCCACTGGATGCCACCAGCCCGGCGATGCTGGGGTCCGGGCGCAAGGGCGCCAAGGCGTAG
- a CDS encoding uroporphyrinogen-III synthase, translated as MPPTILITRPEPGASRFIAALRDLPGGDLPLVRSPVLAIEPQGSLPDLEGVRWLIFTSQHGVFRFAQLSARRDIPAYAVGDTTAQAAQEAGMHAISCAGDARDLLARIAADGATGPMLHLRGTHAAADVAGALTAAGIVASEAVLYAQRPLPLSDAARACLTGTAPVIAPVFSPRSAAALLEGIQVTAPLVILAISRAAADRVPKGAAQACIVAGQPDAVGMVRAWPDALAEAYRLEGTMRAQ; from the coding sequence TTGCCCCCAACGATCCTCATCACCCGGCCTGAACCCGGTGCCAGTCGTTTCATCGCCGCGCTGCGCGATCTGCCGGGTGGCGATCTGCCACTGGTCCGCTCGCCGGTTCTTGCGATCGAACCGCAGGGCAGTTTGCCGGATCTGGAGGGGGTGCGCTGGCTGATCTTTACCTCGCAGCACGGCGTTTTCCGCTTTGCCCAGTTGAGCGCGCGGCGCGATATTCCGGCCTATGCCGTTGGCGACACCACCGCGCAGGCGGCGCAAGAGGCCGGCATGCACGCCATCTCCTGCGCCGGGGATGCGCGCGACCTGCTGGCGCGCATTGCGGCGGATGGCGCGACGGGGCCGATGCTGCACCTGCGCGGCACCCATGCGGCGGCGGATGTCGCGGGCGCGTTGACCGCTGCCGGGATCGTGGCAAGTGAAGCAGTGCTGTATGCGCAGCGGCCCCTGCCGCTGAGCGATGCCGCGCGGGCCTGCCTGACCGGCACGGCGCCGGTGATCGCGCCGGTGTTTTCTCCGCGCAGTGCCGCCGCCCTGCTGGAAGGCATACAGGTCACCGCGCCGCTGGTTATCCTTGCAATCAGCCGCGCAGCAGCAGACCGTGTGCCAAAGGGCGCGGCACAAGCCTGTATCGTGGCGGGTCAACCTGACGCCGTCGGTATGGTGCGGGCGTGGCCCGATGCGCTGGCCGAGGCCTATCGCCTTGAGGGAACAATGCGTGCACAGTAA
- a CDS encoding heme biosynthesis protein HemY — translation MLWSIIKIVVFLVLVVLVTFGASYLLELDGGVRIVMAGVELNLTPLKAVLGLAIIILGLWLLMRLAALLIAVLKFINGDETAISRYFDRNRQEKGYRALSEGMLALASGEGDVAMARAARAERYLKKPALTNLVTAQAAEMAGNRAKAEEVYKRLLKDDSTRFVGVRGILRQKLADGDTDTALKLAQTAFGLKPAHAEIQDTLLKLQTGQEDWAGARTTLNAKLKFGNIPRDVHKRRDAVLALSEARDIAVEGKTVEAREASIQANRLSPHLIPAAVMAARSYIAQGAPRYAARVIRKAWDQQPHPDLAAVFAAIAPDETPQQRLKRFAKLFTARPDHRETKLVEAELNLAAEDFPTARRALGDLVEKDPDARVLTIMAAIERGEGAPDRVVKGWLARAIAAPRGPQWICNNCQHIHGEWAPACENCGAFDTLAWKTPPQGDVISPTGVQMLPLIMGDLNDQSARDVARVVDAEIIDPSPPEIDGAAGEAKAEK, via the coding sequence ATGCTGTGGTCAATCATCAAGATCGTCGTTTTCCTGGTCCTCGTGGTTCTGGTGACGTTCGGCGCGTCCTATCTGCTGGAACTGGATGGCGGTGTGCGTATCGTCATGGCCGGGGTCGAGCTGAACCTGACGCCGCTCAAGGCGGTTCTGGGGCTGGCGATCATCATCCTCGGCCTGTGGCTGTTGATGCGGCTGGCGGCATTGCTGATCGCGGTGCTGAAATTCATTAACGGCGATGAAACCGCGATTTCGCGTTATTTCGACCGCAACCGGCAGGAAAAAGGCTATCGCGCCCTGTCCGAAGGCATGCTGGCCCTCGCATCGGGCGAGGGGGATGTGGCCATGGCCCGCGCCGCCCGCGCCGAGCGTTACCTGAAGAAACCGGCGCTGACCAACCTCGTAACCGCGCAGGCCGCCGAAATGGCGGGCAATCGCGCCAAGGCCGAAGAAGTCTACAAACGCCTGTTAAAGGATGACAGCACCCGTTTTGTCGGGGTGCGCGGCATCCTGCGTCAGAAACTGGCCGATGGCGATACCGACACGGCGCTGAAACTGGCGCAGACGGCCTTTGGCCTGAAGCCGGCGCATGCCGAAATTCAGGACACGCTGCTGAAATTGCAAACCGGCCAGGAGGATTGGGCCGGCGCGCGCACGACTCTCAACGCCAAGCTTAAATTTGGCAACATTCCCCGCGACGTACACAAACGCCGCGACGCCGTTCTGGCCCTGTCCGAGGCGCGCGACATCGCCGTCGAGGGCAAGACCGTCGAAGCGCGCGAGGCGTCGATTCAGGCGAACCGCCTGTCGCCTCACCTGATCCCGGCTGCCGTCATGGCCGCGCGCAGCTATATCGCCCAAGGGGCGCCGCGCTACGCCGCCCGCGTCATTCGCAAGGCGTGGGACCAGCAGCCGCATCCCGACCTGGCCGCCGTCTTCGCCGCCATCGCGCCGGATGAGACGCCGCAGCAGCGCCTGAAACGTTTTGCCAAGCTGTTCACCGCGCGCCCGGATCACCGCGAAACGAAACTGGTCGAGGCCGAGCTGAACCTCGCCGCCGAAGATTTCCCCACCGCGCGCCGCGCGCTGGGCGATCTGGTGGAAAAAGATCCCGACGCCCGTGTTCTGACCATCATGGCCGCGATCGAGCGGGGCGAGGGCGCCCCCGACCGCGTGGTCAAGGGCTGGCTGGCCCGCGCAATCGCCGCCCCGCGCGGCCCCCAGTGGATCTGCAACAATTGTCAGCATATCCACGGCGAATGGGCGCCCGCCTGCGAGAATTGCGGCGCTTTCGACACGCTGGCGTGGAAAACGCCCCCTCAGGGCGATGTCATCTCGCCCACCGGGGTCCAGATGCTGCCCTTGATAATGGGCGACCTGAATGATCAAAGCGCCCGGGACGTCGCCCGCGTTGTCGATGCCGAAATCATCGACCCAAGCCCACCTGAAATTGATGGCGCAGCAGGCGAGGCCAAGGCTGAAAAATAG
- a CDS encoding DUF1403 family protein, whose protein sequence is MTQLPEHDPDALPNPILPSWIFDRPTPDCREDAAFSSGASLSLLHVLLCDPGRGVPVDLLRSRMALRAAVNGSKIEGRRVTGAELRDAYLLTLPGDAMGPDGDMLAFWRLGTAISLQHAGWQGRLQDLMSEDIQEHLPNWVDQTENMQGNPVAKSVSIMTRIARTFPRQEAVGLLCADIVLAGSLGWARPLPLFGLHVNRKILRAASEGGDIGPTCHAAIADAAQDAVRLAHDLARRAARLRDVAPRLRSKGADEAISLFLTEDAVLPSTMLSPTISGSKTPMTSRSARRLCERLIGLGVIRELTGRATFRFYGVA, encoded by the coding sequence ATGACCCAGCTGCCTGAACATGATCCTGACGCACTCCCAAACCCGATCCTGCCGTCCTGGATCTTCGACCGACCGACGCCAGACTGCCGTGAAGACGCTGCGTTTTCCAGCGGAGCGTCGCTTTCGCTGCTGCACGTATTGCTCTGCGACCCGGGCCGTGGCGTGCCGGTCGATCTTCTCAGGAGCCGGATGGCGCTGCGCGCCGCCGTCAACGGCAGCAAGATCGAGGGCAGGCGGGTGACGGGGGCCGAGCTGCGCGATGCCTATCTTCTCACCCTCCCCGGGGATGCGATGGGCCCTGATGGCGATATGCTGGCGTTCTGGCGCCTGGGCACGGCGATCTCTCTCCAACATGCCGGATGGCAAGGGCGATTGCAGGATTTGATGTCGGAAGACATCCAAGAGCACCTCCCGAACTGGGTTGATCAGACCGAAAATATGCAGGGCAACCCGGTCGCGAAATCCGTTTCGATCATGACCAGGATCGCTCGAACCTTCCCGCGGCAGGAAGCAGTCGGCCTCCTTTGCGCCGACATCGTTCTGGCCGGGTCGCTTGGCTGGGCGCGACCGCTGCCGCTGTTCGGTTTGCATGTGAATCGCAAGATCTTGCGCGCCGCCAGCGAAGGGGGGGATATTGGACCCACGTGTCACGCCGCTATCGCGGACGCCGCGCAGGATGCTGTCCGATTGGCGCATGATCTGGCGCGGCGCGCAGCCCGGCTTCGCGATGTTGCCCCAAGGCTGCGGTCTAAGGGGGCGGACGAGGCCATCAGCCTCTTCCTGACAGAAGACGCGGTCCTGCCATCTACTATGTTGTCGCCGACGATAAGCGGGTCAAAAACGCCCATGACATCCCGCTCTGCGCGGCGGCTGTGCGAACGTCTGATCGGGCTTGGCGTCATCCGCGAACTTACTGGTCGGGCGACCTTCCGGTTCTATGGAGTGGCGTAA
- a CDS encoding SMC-Scp complex subunit ScpB yields MVVARKQDEDLEVLDRELDELPAELRWREWMNRIEAVIFASSKPVGREALQLVVGQGANIDLLIKDIQADLKAKPYEIVPVAGAWMFRTRSHYATAIRKSADVVEQQHNFSEEEMAVLCAIAHHQPIDRAGLADIFGKEINRDLLGRLRYKGLIGNGPKSPRPGAPHTFVTTDEFLVTFDLQTLRDLSEHDLSGLCF; encoded by the coding sequence ATGGTGGTGGCGCGCAAACAAGACGAAGACCTGGAGGTGCTGGATCGCGAACTGGACGAACTGCCAGCAGAACTGCGCTGGCGCGAATGGATGAACCGCATCGAGGCGGTGATCTTTGCCAGCAGCAAACCGGTGGGGCGCGAGGCGTTACAACTGGTCGTGGGGCAGGGTGCGAACATTGATCTGCTCATCAAAGACATTCAGGCCGATTTGAAAGCCAAGCCTTATGAGATCGTTCCCGTTGCGGGTGCTTGGATGTTCCGGACGCGGTCACATTACGCAACGGCGATCCGAAAATCGGCTGACGTTGTGGAGCAACAGCACAACTTCTCGGAAGAGGAGATGGCGGTGCTTTGTGCCATCGCCCACCACCAGCCGATTGACAGGGCCGGGCTGGCAGACATCTTTGGCAAGGAGATCAACCGCGATCTGCTCGGTCGGCTGCGCTACAAGGGACTGATTGGCAATGGACCGAAAAGCCCGCGACCGGGTGCGCCGCATACGTTTGTGACTACGGATGAGTTCTTGGTGACGTTTGATCTGCAGACGTTGCGAGACCTGTCTGAACACGATCTATCAGGTCTGTGCTTTTAG
- a CDS encoding extracellular solute-binding protein has product MRFSWKTVLSRRRMSFAGLMLAALPIAVSAQSTTETGTAINKNEITFTSWTGPYMRSQMLGFVRPYESEANTRVNVARYNGGIDEIRDQVESANVIWDVVDLTQADSLRACKEGLLEDLSDINLPDGKDGSAASDDFVEGALNECGVGVIVWATAFAYSNPDFQENPPTSIADFFDVDTYPGARAIRDDPTVIMEWALMADGVPREDVYPTLETPEGVERAFKKMETIRAGLQLWQAGREPVRMLNAGEVAMSMIWATTGMTASMEEGADFTVIMDGRVVEVDLFGIPKGSRFKEEAMDFIRYASSTEALAEMVSYLPNGPTRKSSLALLSDESLNQIPNGPAYEDKIHILSDAGWWAENHSRLEEKFDIWMSAGARQGPAGTVR; this is encoded by the coding sequence ATGAGATTTTCATGGAAGACGGTGCTTAGCCGACGCAGGATGTCCTTTGCCGGGCTGATGCTGGCTGCCCTGCCCATAGCTGTTTCAGCGCAAAGCACGACCGAGACCGGGACGGCGATCAATAAGAATGAAATAACCTTCACGTCGTGGACAGGCCCTTACATGCGCAGCCAGATGCTGGGTTTTGTGCGCCCGTATGAAAGCGAGGCCAACACTCGCGTCAATGTTGCGCGCTACAATGGTGGCATCGATGAAATTCGCGATCAGGTGGAAAGCGCTAATGTGATCTGGGACGTGGTTGACCTTACCCAGGCCGATAGCCTGCGGGCCTGCAAGGAGGGGCTGCTGGAAGATCTTTCGGATATCAATTTGCCTGATGGCAAGGACGGCAGCGCGGCCAGCGATGATTTCGTTGAAGGCGCGCTGAACGAATGCGGTGTGGGTGTGATCGTCTGGGCAACGGCCTTTGCCTACAGCAACCCGGACTTTCAGGAAAATCCGCCGACCAGCATCGCGGATTTCTTTGACGTGGACACCTACCCCGGCGCGCGTGCGATCCGTGATGATCCGACGGTGATCATGGAATGGGCGCTTATGGCCGACGGTGTGCCGCGCGAGGACGTCTATCCAACGCTGGAAACACCCGAAGGGGTGGAGCGCGCGTTCAAGAAAATGGAAACGATCCGCGCGGGCTTGCAACTCTGGCAAGCGGGCCGCGAGCCGGTGCGGATGCTGAACGCGGGCGAAGTTGCAATGTCGATGATCTGGGCCACAACCGGGATGACGGCATCAATGGAAGAGGGCGCAGACTTCACCGTGATCATGGATGGCCGTGTGGTGGAAGTAGACCTGTTCGGCATTCCCAAGGGCAGCCGTTTCAAGGAAGAGGCGATGGATTTCATCCGTTATGCCAGCAGCACCGAAGCCCTGGCCGAGATGGTGTCCTATCTGCCAAACGGCCCGACGCGAAAATCGTCGCTGGCGTTACTGTCTGATGAATCGCTGAACCAGATCCCGAACGGACCAGCCTATGAAGACAAGATACATATCCTGTCAGACGCCGGGTGGTGGGCCGAAAACCATTCCCGATTGGAGGAAAAGTTCGACATCTGGATGTCAGCCGGGGCGCGACAGGGTCCGGCGGGAACGGTTCGTTGA
- a CDS encoding BCCT family transporter, with the protein MGILSMLMIIGFVAFTIMDVERSSEVFASGKNFIIGTMDWFYVLVVNAALFFVIWLMISRFGDVKLGKDDDEPDFSTFSWICMLFSAGLGSGLIYWGVAEPMTHIQGSPFMERSGAAAGSVDAAISAVAVTNFHWGFHGWGLYVLVGLSLAYFSYRRDLPLTLRTALYPVLKERIYGPLGHLVDLIGVFGTIFGLATSLGLGVTPIAAGLENLGWMTNTQTNQLILVAIITCLGTASAASGVGKGVRILSEVNVMASMGLLVLFIILGPTAFLLGLTISGFGDYIWNVIPMGFWINGDPEVQWQGWWTLFYWGWWIAWCPFVGLFIARVSKGRTIRQFCFCVLLIPTSVVTLWMGVFGGAAAGVDLFYQAGVVDAVNNDYASGVFATVQGFGYTWLTYPITVLITVLLISWFVTSSDSGTLVMCTMLSMGDENPPVKFRIFWGLTSGIVAGVLMLAGGLSALQTASIVAGLPIAVIILLMIYGIVKSLHEDHPVPDVEDKYAMEFLNR; encoded by the coding sequence ATGGGCATCTTGTCGATGCTCATGATCATAGGTTTTGTCGCCTTTACCATCATGGATGTGGAGCGGTCTTCCGAGGTATTTGCATCGGGCAAGAATTTTATTATCGGCACCATGGACTGGTTCTATGTGCTGGTGGTCAATGCCGCGCTTTTCTTTGTCATCTGGCTGATGATCAGCCGGTTCGGCGATGTAAAGCTGGGCAAGGACGATGACGAGCCCGATTTCTCCACCTTCTCGTGGATCTGCATGCTTTTCAGCGCGGGTTTGGGATCGGGCCTGATCTACTGGGGCGTCGCCGAGCCGATGACCCACATTCAGGGCAGCCCGTTCATGGAGCGTTCGGGCGCGGCAGCGGGCAGCGTGGATGCCGCGATTTCGGCGGTGGCTGTCACTAACTTCCACTGGGGGTTCCACGGCTGGGGTCTCTATGTGCTGGTGGGGCTGAGTCTGGCCTATTTCTCGTATCGCCGCGACCTGCCGCTGACCTTGCGCACGGCGCTGTACCCGGTGCTGAAAGAGCGCATCTATGGCCCCTTGGGGCATCTGGTGGATCTCATCGGTGTCTTCGGCACGATCTTCGGTCTGGCCACGTCATTGGGTCTGGGTGTTACCCCGATTGCCGCGGGCCTCGAGAATCTCGGCTGGATGACAAATACGCAGACCAATCAGCTGATCCTTGTGGCGATCATCACCTGTCTGGGGACCGCGTCAGCGGCATCCGGTGTGGGCAAGGGTGTGCGCATCCTGTCCGAGGTCAATGTCATGGCATCTATGGGCCTGCTGGTGCTTTTCATCATCCTGGGGCCAACAGCATTCCTGCTGGGCCTCACCATTTCAGGTTTCGGTGACTACATCTGGAACGTTATCCCGATGGGTTTCTGGATCAATGGCGATCCTGAAGTGCAATGGCAGGGCTGGTGGACGCTCTTCTACTGGGGCTGGTGGATTGCATGGTGCCCGTTTGTGGGACTGTTCATCGCGCGTGTTTCCAAAGGCCGCACCATCCGGCAGTTCTGCTTTTGCGTTCTGCTGATCCCGACCTCGGTGGTGACGCTGTGGATGGGGGTCTTTGGCGGTGCTGCCGCCGGGGTGGACCTGTTCTATCAGGCCGGAGTCGTGGATGCGGTCAACAATGACTATGCATCCGGCGTCTTCGCAACGGTCCAGGGGTTTGGCTATACTTGGCTCACCTATCCGATCACTGTACTGATCACGGTTCTCTTGATTTCGTGGTTTGTTACGTCGTCGGATTCGGGCACGCTGGTGATGTGTACGATGCTGTCGATGGGCGATGAAAACCCGCCGGTGAAGTTCCGGATCTTCTGGGGCCTGACGTCGGGCATCGTGGCCGGTGTGCTCATGCTGGCAGGTGGCCTGAGCGCCCTGCAAACCGCGTCGATCGTGGCCGGATTGCCTATCGCCGTGATCATTCTGTTGATGATCTACGGAATCGTGAAATCCCTTCACGAAGATCACCCGGTACCGGATGTTGAGGACAAATACGCTATGGAGTTCCTCAACCGCTAA
- a CDS encoding universal stress protein: MYKHILISTDGSELAMRGVEHGLGLAKENASKVTVITVSQPYPLQSAATFDSWNDAQREHAESALTVAQTAAQRHGVEIQVHQGVDDTPAEAIVDAAITLKCDLIVMASHGRRGLSRLLLGSQTSEVVSHSPVPVLVVR; the protein is encoded by the coding sequence ATGTACAAGCACATCCTGATTTCCACCGACGGATCCGAACTGGCCATGAGGGGCGTCGAACATGGTCTGGGCCTGGCCAAGGAAAACGCCAGCAAGGTCACGGTCATCACCGTCAGCCAGCCCTACCCCCTGCAAAGCGCGGCAACCTTCGATTCCTGGAACGACGCGCAGCGCGAGCATGCCGAAAGCGCCCTGACGGTCGCCCAGACCGCCGCCCAGCGGCACGGCGTCGAAATCCAGGTGCATCAGGGCGTTGACGATACCCCCGCCGAGGCGATCGTCGATGCGGCGATAACGCTGAAATGCGATCTGATCGTCATGGCCTCGCACGGGCGCCGCGGCCTCAGCCGCCTGCTGCTGGGCAGCCAGACCTCCGAAGTGGTCAGCCATAGCCCGGTTCCGGTTCTGGTGGTCCGCTAG
- a CDS encoding ABC transporter ATP-binding protein, which yields MAISAGSAVFGLAVMLQLMMVVQRLVADPNTVPWLWFAGAAICTVAAYVARLGAFNQAHYAAFRLERVLRTGLAERLARVSLGYVETQGAGALAKVIHDDVKALHVFVADSTPLYARAYVTPVVTLALLVALDWRLALVTLVVLGLGYGILSGAQRRRRDMVRKYNAAREKVSAAVVEYVQAMPVVRNFDSGKMSFGRYQDALDGYLTVMLDWYRAAGFPARFSWLVLSPMPTLTLVLGMGLWLTSMGDLSVSRWLGVLLICTGMAEAMMPMMMLRHMIEKVALSVARIEEVMNAPELGQGAQAELHTPPMLDPDAPALRFENVTFSYGSDLDPALRNISFSVAEGSVTALVGPSGAGKTTVARLVPRFWDVTAGAISLGGHDIRDMSPNQLMEHVAFVFQESFLFADTIAANIRIGKPQASDAEVIAAATAAQADGFIRDLPQGYETPVGERGVFLSGGQRQRIAIARALLQSRPILVLDEATAFADPENEAELIAALSELMCGRTVIMVAHRLATIRDADQILVFDRGQIAERGVHDDLVAQGGVYARLWNNYEQAQNWSLGGARTPDATAHGMVK from the coding sequence ATGGCGATTTCGGCCGGTTCGGCGGTGTTCGGGCTGGCAGTTATGTTACAACTGATGATGGTTGTTCAGCGCCTTGTTGCGGATCCGAATACGGTGCCTTGGCTTTGGTTTGCGGGCGCCGCGATCTGCACCGTGGCTGCCTATGTTGCCCGGCTCGGCGCGTTTAATCAGGCGCATTATGCGGCTTTCCGGTTAGAGCGGGTTTTGCGCACCGGCTTGGCCGAACGTCTGGCGCGGGTGTCTCTTGGGTATGTTGAAACACAGGGTGCTGGCGCGCTGGCCAAGGTGATCCATGACGATGTGAAGGCACTGCATGTCTTTGTGGCGGACAGTACGCCGCTTTATGCACGTGCCTACGTGACGCCGGTGGTCACGCTGGCGCTGCTGGTCGCGCTGGATTGGCGGCTGGCGCTGGTGACGCTGGTGGTTTTGGGGTTGGGGTACGGTATCCTGAGCGGAGCACAACGGCGGCGTCGCGACATGGTGCGCAAATACAATGCCGCGCGCGAAAAAGTCAGCGCCGCGGTGGTGGAATACGTTCAGGCAATGCCGGTCGTGCGCAACTTTGACAGCGGCAAGATGAGCTTTGGGCGGTATCAAGATGCTTTGGACGGCTATCTAACGGTAATGTTGGATTGGTACCGCGCCGCCGGATTTCCGGCGCGGTTCTCGTGGTTGGTGCTAAGCCCGATGCCGACGCTGACGCTTGTGTTGGGGATGGGGCTTTGGTTGACGTCGATGGGTGATCTGTCTGTGTCCCGCTGGCTGGGTGTGCTGTTGATTTGCACCGGCATGGCCGAGGCGATGATGCCAATGATGATGCTGCGCCACATGATCGAGAAAGTCGCCCTAAGCGTAGCGCGCATCGAAGAGGTAATGAACGCCCCCGAACTGGGACAGGGCGCACAGGCAGAATTGCACACGCCTCCAATGCTGGACCCGGATGCGCCAGCGTTGCGGTTTGAAAATGTGACGTTTTCGTATGGTTCTGATTTGGACCCCGCGCTGCGCAATATCAGTTTCTCGGTCGCAGAGGGCAGCGTTACCGCGCTCGTTGGCCCTTCAGGCGCAGGCAAAACGACCGTCGCCCGTTTGGTCCCGCGGTTTTGGGATGTGACTGCGGGGGCTATTTCATTGGGGGGGCACGATATTCGGGACATGAGCCCGAACCAATTGATGGAACACGTCGCCTTTGTGTTTCAGGAAAGTTTTTTATTTGCTGACACAATCGCGGCGAATATTCGGATCGGCAAACCCCAGGCGAGCGATGCCGAAGTGATCGCCGCAGCGACCGCTGCGCAAGCGGATGGGTTCATTCGCGACTTGCCGCAGGGATACGAGACACCAGTAGGTGAACGCGGTGTTTTCTTGTCGGGTGGCCAACGTCAACGGATCGCGATTGCGCGTGCGTTGTTGCAAAGCCGCCCAATTCTGGTCCTTGACGAGGCGACGGCCTTTGCTGATCCGGAAAACGAAGCCGAGTTGATTGCGGCGCTTTCTGAACTGATGTGTGGGCGCACCGTCATCATGGTGGCCCATCGTTTGGCGACGATTCGTGATGCGGATCAGATTTTGGTTTTCGATCGCGGGCAGATTGCCGAACGTGGCGTCCATGACGATTTGGTCGCGCAGGGCGGGGTCTACGCGCGCCTTTGGAACAATTATGAACAGGCGCAAAACTGGTCACTGGGCGGTGCACGAACCCCAGATGCGACCGCGCACGGGATGGTGAAATGA